TATCCGCTCCAACCTAAAGGGAATCATCAGCAAAGTTAGAGAAACCGAAGGTTCATGAGTTAAAATCTGAAGACTTGATTGATTTaccttttcttcatcattatcAAGCGTGGCTTTAATGGCATCAACCTTGGAAGCAAGACGAAGCAGAGTGCAACCACCACCAACAACAATACCTTCCTCGACAGCGGCCTGAAGAATTAAAATCCTGATTAGTTATAGTTCACGAGTATGCAAATAACACGCTTCTCAAGCCTCAGAAATACAAAATCACCTTTGTTGCATTAAGAGCATCTTCAActctcaacttcttctctttgagtTCTGTCTCAGTTTGTGCTCCAACCTTTAACCAATACATAACGAGCTTAACTTAATATCTCTGAAACACATCTTAATCAGACAAAGGAAACTTAAATAGTTTTTAGTTTACCTGAATCACAGCAACTCCACCAGAGAGCTTTGCAATTCTCTCATTGAGTTTCTCCTTCTCGTAATCTTGCTCCGCTTGCTGCACAAACCAATTACCATTGCAATGTAACTACACTATCcacaaaaagtaaaagaggTCCCATATATGCTATACTCTTTTACTATACCTCAATAAGATTTTTAATCTGTGTAACACGCTTTTTCACTGCATCCTGTGTGCTTCCATCACCCACTATGGTCGAGGTCTCCTTTGTGAGGACAACCTTTGAAGCATTACCAAGAACCTCTTTTCCAGCTTTGTCAAGTGAAAGACCAACTTCCTCACGGATCACAGTTGCTGCAAGCGAAGATAGAAAATTAGGACAAGataaaaactacaaatataTGCGTAAACATAGGGCTCATCAATGCAGACAGAACTTACCTCCAGTTAGAATGGCAATATCATCAAGGTATTGGCTCTTGCGCTCTCCAAACCCTGGAGCTCTGAGAGCTGCTATCTTCAGTGTACCTCTAAGCTTGTTTACAACAAGAGTCGCTAAAGCTTCTTGTTCAATGTCTTCAGCAATAATTAATATTGGGTATCCGCCTCTAATTGCATCCTCCAAAACACCAACAAGATCCCTTGCATTGGTAATTTTCTTGTCAACGAGAAGTAACTGCAATCATACCAAAACATTAAAGATCGTTGTTATactcatatataaatatctttagtGGCTAAATAGTCTGCCAACAAAATTCATCTTCTACTCAGATTCAAGAAACATCTACCTTGCAATTGTCGAACTCGACGGACATTTTCTCGCTGTCTGTCACAAAGTAAGGAGAGATATAACCACGGTCAAATTGCATTCCTTCTACGACGTAGAGGTTGTTCTCGGCACTTTTACCCTCCTCAAGGGTCACCACACCTTTCCTGCCCACTTTGCTCATTGCTTCAGCAATCATATTTCCAATTTCGTCGTTGTTACCCGCACTAACAGCTGCAACATCTGCAAGTTCACTGTCTTCAACCTACATCGACATGACTTACATTCAGAACCTTTTGAAAAAGACTCTTAAcatattaaaagaaagagagttcTATAAATTTGAAACCTCCTTAGACATTTTCTTGAGCTCGGTAACCAAAGCCTTTGCTGTCTTCTCAATACCTCTGGTGATCAAAACAGGGTTTGCACCAGCAGCTACCACCTGAATAAGATAATCTTAAAATTAGtacaaaagtttttgaagTTTCACATAGAGAAAGCTGAAAGAAGAATGTTACACAGACCTTGACACCCTCAGCGATAAAACCTTGTGCAAGAACAACAGATGTTGTTGTACCGTCACCAGCCAAGTCATTGGTTTTGGCAGCCGCTTGCCTCACAAGCTTAGCGCCAATGTTCTCAACCGGGTCTTCCAACTCAACCTACAGGAGAAAGTTTGAAACTCTAAGACTCAGTTGAAtgagaacaaaaatcattatcaGAGGGGTAATAATTCCATACCTCTCTTGCAACAGTCACACCATCATTAACAATTCGTGGTGATCCATACTTGCTCTCAAGAACAACATTTCGTCCTTTGGGTCCAAGTGTAACACCAACAAGATCTGCGAGCTTGTTGACACCAGCCTAGTACAACACAAAATTAGAAACCACAGAAAATGTAAACCTTTAGCTCCGGTTTGGGAATGAAGTTTccattaactttttttaaaaaagatacTTACTTGAAGTCTCCTAATGGTAGTCCCATCTTTGTTGAAATGTAATTCCTTTGCTGCGCACACAATTGCAGAACTGGATCTTCTGGGTCTAGGACACACACTTTGTCTCCTTCCAAATGAGCTTGAAGACAACTTGCTGATAAGTTTCTTATCAGATTTGTGACCATTCGGAGCAACCATTGAACCAATAGAAGATGTGGCAGTGAAAGTTGACGCCATTTTATCCACTTCAAAGACAGACAAAATTCAGCACTTAGATAAGATttcaaagatataaaaaagACTCTTCTTTTCATCTATATACGGTTAACACAATCAATATaacagaaagaaacaacaacccAGTAAGCTAAAGTAATAAATTTTCACAACAAACCAGAAGAAAGGCGACACCTTCGAAAGCAGAGCTCAATAAGAACACAATTGACAATCTGAAGAAACACTAATCcataaattttattacaaaacacCCAAAATCATGGAAGTAATGAACTAATACAAGTTTTCAAAAGCTTACAACAAATTCTTatccaaacaaaacatacacaCATAAACTGTGGCACTAAAAAATGCAGAGGATAAACTATTCCAAGAGTAAGGATTAAGAAACTAACAGAAGTAGAGAGATGACGAAGGAGGTTTTATCACCGGAAGTTTTTGGTTTCCGGATAAGAAAAGGGGAGCTGAAGCAAGGAAAGGAAGTAGGTTTATCTCCTTACTCTCGCTTGGAAGGTGCTTTTAACGTTCCCTTACCTCTTTCAAGCTTTGAGTTAATCTTGGCCGTTGGATTCAACTCTTCGGATCCTGGATCAGATTTATATTGGGCCTATTTGGGCCTTTATTCTTGCTCCTTAATTCCTAACAATGGAATTGGAATCagtgatatttattttaaaaattgattttttcccGATTAATTGCGAAATTTTCGAggaaataatatttatagtATTATTTTGTGAGATATTTCGTAGTGACTAGTATAATATTAATGTGGCTGGAATAAAGgaagtattttaaaaaaaaaacgatggagaaaaaggtaaacaaaaataatagaaaaatataaaaaagggATCTTGGAGGTATTTGAATCAAATCGAGGTGAACGAACAAAACCACTTTtgcctcttcctcttcttctctcttctcttgcGGCTACGATTCAATCTCTTAAACCCTAGATTCCTTCTGAGTTCTTTTTTGCTCTGATATTTGTGTTTGTCTCAAACTCTTATTGTTCAATATCCGACAAGGATCTATTATCAGTCTTCGCTGCCAACTCTGTTCTCATGTCTACTGTTGCTCCTCCTGCTGATCGTATcctttgcctttgtttcttttctccttCATTTCTTTTGTGATCTACGTTCATGAATCTAGTTGCTTCATCGTAATTCGATTCATATAGTGAAATGATGTCATTTCCATTTGTTCTGTTTGTTTTAGCTCGATGAATTTGACTGTTCCTGTAGCTAGCAAAGTGAATAAATTGAttagaaaaatcaattttttagTCTTGCTGAAGATAGAAACCTATTTGTTTCCTTCACTTACATTGTTTTTTCAGAAGCTGCTGATGTATTGAAGAAACTGTCTTTAGATTCAAAGTCTAGGACTTTGGAGATCCCTGAGCCTACTAAGAAGGTAAAGTTACATCTTTTAATGTCTCTGCACATTTTGTTACTCCAAGCAGAGTTCTCATAGCATCATTATCTTTGCAGACGGGTGTTTACCAGTATGGAGCTATGGATTCGAATGGTCAAGTTCCTTCTTTTGATCGATCTTTGTCACCTATGCTACCCAGTGATGCCTTGGATCCTTCTGTTTTCTATGTTCCTAATGTGTATCAGCAGCCCTACTATTATGGTGATAATTAAGtttcatttatatatcttcAGCCTTCTACTGTCTAGAATTATTGTAATATCTATAACACAACCGTTTGTATAATCTTTCAGGTTATGGGAGTGACTACACAGGTTATACCAATTCCGAGAGTGTTGATATGACATCAGTACGTGcgttaatattttcttataagcAACTCGTGTCCAGACTATTTAGCCTCTCTTTTACCTTTTGCCCTACTTAGTCATTTGGTAATCACTCCAGGGAGCTTACGGAGAGAATGCATCTCTTGTTTATCCGCAGGGATACGGGTATGCTGCCTTTCCTTACTCACCAGCAACAAGCCCTGCTCCACAACTTGGTGGTGATGGACAGTTGTATGGTGCTCAGCAGTACCAGTATCCTTTTCCTCTCACAGCCAGTAGTGGGCCTTTCGCTTCGTCTGTTCCTGCCTCTACTCAGAGCAAGCTCTCTACAAACAAAGCAGCCAACTCTGCATCTGCTGGTATCCCTAAAGGAATGAATGGATCAGCTCCTGTTAAACCATTGAATCAGAGTGCACTGTATGGAAACAGTGCTCTTGGAGGTGGTCTTGCTGCTGGTTATCAGGACCCCAGGTATAGCTATGATGGGTTTTACACTCCTGTGTCATGGCACGATGGCTCTAACTTCTCAGATGTGCAGAGGTCTGTTTCTGGCAGTGGAGTTGCATCCTCATATTCTAAGGCTAACAACAATGTACCTGCGACTAGGAATCAAAACTCTAGCTCCAATTCGCATTACACGGTATGATATGGAAGTCAGTTTTGTATGAtaagtcttcttctctatctgAATCCCTGTATCTGATAGCCTCATTCTATTCTTGGCAGAGTATGTACCAGCCTGCATCCATGACAGGTTATGCAGCTCAGGGTTACTACGACAGAGTGTCTCCAAACAAGTCATATGGTCAGTATGGTAGCACGGTGAGGTCTGGTATGGGTTATGGTTCTTCTGGATATGGTTCAAGAACAAATGAAAGAGGATGGCTCAATACAGACAACAAATATAGAAGCCGGGGAAGGGGTAACAGTTACTTCTATGGAAATGAGAACATTGATGGCTTGAATGAACTAAACAGGGGCCCTAGAGCCAAGGGCACGAAGGCCACAGAAGAGGTTAGCTCAGAGGAGGTGAAAAAGCAGACGTTTGATGAATCAAATACTGAGGAGACTGTAACATGCGTTCTTCCAGATAGAGAAGAGTGCAACAGAGACGATTTTCCAGTTGAGTATAAAGATGCTAAGTTCTTTATCATCAAGTCGTACAGTGAAGATGATGTGCATAAGAGCATCAAATATAATGTATGGGCTAGCACCCCAAATGGAAACAAGAAGCTTGATGCTGCATATCAAGAGGCTCAGCAGAAATCTAGTGGCTGCCCtgtgtttctcttcttctcggTTTGTACCTAATTCTTAGTTTATTTCATATTGTGTATTCGTTTTGTTTCCCGATGCTGAGTATATACCCCAATTGTCTCCAGGTCAACGCGAGTGGACAATTTATTGGCCTTGCGGAAATGAAAGGACCAGttgatttcaacaaaaatattgagtACTGGCAACAGGATAAATGGACTGGCTCATTTCCCCTCAAGTGGCATATTCTGAAGGATGTTCCCAACAGTTTGCTTAAGCATATTACTCTAGAGTACAATGAGAATAAACCTGTTACTAACAGTAGAGACACACAAGAGGTAAGTGTTTATATCTTCTCGATCTATATGTTTCTGATCTACCAGCAATATTTTCCACTTTTCAATGTTCAAACTCTTTCCATGTGATCATGTATGTAGGTTAAGTTGGAGCAGGGTTTGAAGGTTGTAAAGATTTTCAAGGAGCATAACAGCAAGACATGCATTTTGGATGATTTCTCGTTCTACGAGGCTCGACAAAAGACtattttggagaagaaagctAAGCAGCAACAATCCCAGAAGCAggcaagagaagaaaacggTTAATTCCATAGATATAAGCAGATGCATTTACATTTGTCCTCTCTACTCTCTAGTATTGAAATGCACCCATATATCTTTAACAGGTCTGGGAAGGAAAAACCAATGATGAGAAACCAGGAACTGTTGATTCTACCATGTAAAATGCGTATAAAGATCCCTGCATACGGtgggaagatgaagaagtagTGAAAGATAAAATCAGGGTTGGgtttgttttcgttttagCTTAGAcagattttcatttttctttggtttctggTTCGGACATGACTCTGTTGAgtcttttcttaatttcttctaGATTTTGCTTTCAATCTGAAAATTTAGTATCTTCTTTCCTTCTCcatttctcctctgtttccaaGTTTTCAAAACCTAAAAGGCTGATTGGACAAGGATAACACATCCaattaaaatgttatgtttttgttaatactCTATAAACCTTTGTAGTTAGACCATTAATTTTTGTGTGAAACTCGCATAAAATGAGTTAGTTGCAACTTGCAAGAGAAAGATATCGATTCGTGTCGGATCCACAGTGACAGGAGTATCGGAGCTTGAGTCACGGAGCTAGGAGGGTATGGACGGAAACTAGGAAATCGTTGAATCTATATgcataatttcttaaaatatgaacaatgagtttatatatgttaacaaccatattaatttatacagGTTTTACTACATCATTTAAAGTATGAGGGTAAATGAGTATATTTTAGACAATTacaatttttgtaagaatCATCTGCATTTAAATTCAtctgattttattattattttggatgAGTATGAGTTTGGCAAACCATATGGCTAAAACATCTAGATGATGTCTTTGCATTTCAATATGGATTTCTTTTAGGCTTTAGCCTTTTGGGCCCTAATGTAACACCAAGTCTGCGACACCATCCAAAAAATTACcgcgaaaaaaaaaaaaacttgcgAGAGAGATATTGATTCGTGTCGGATTTGACGTGGCAGGAGTATCTATCATCTATCTCGTAATTACGTGATTAACTTAgaatctgtttctttcttcaccCACCAAAAGTAGCAAACCTTTGCCACCTAAAAATCTTACCAGTTGGGTGAAAGTTGCCAAAATAGAGCTTGCTTTTGTCGCAATCCTATATTTTTCAGATTGATTGTTGGTGGGTTTGTGTAAATGGCGGCTCTTTTAGGCAGATCCTGCCGGAAACTGAGTTTTCCGAGCTTGAGTCACGGAGCTAGGAGGGTATCGACGGAAACTGGAAAACCATTGAATCTATACTCTGCTATTAATCAAGCGCTTCACATCGCTTTGGACACCGATCCTCGGTAAGCTTACACTAGACATTTGATCCTTAGGTTAATAGACATCTAATACATTCTGtggagaaagataaaaaaaatgtgggGAATTTAGTTAATTAGTATACACATATAGTTGCTTCAAATATGTATGATGTCGTTTTAGAGTCTGActttaagtttttgttgtgGGAGGTCTTATGTCTTTGGGGAAGACGTTGGCTTTGGTGGAGTCTTTCGCTGTACAACAGGTTTAGCTGAACGATTCGGGAAAAACCGTGTCTTCAATACTCCTCTTTGTGAGCAGGTATCATTCTTTGACCTGCTTCTGTTTTCACTTCTTAAGGTAGTGTTTCTTGATGAGTCATTCATTTAAGTTTTGACTGGATTCAGGGCATTGTTGGATTTGGCATTGGTCTAGCAGCAATGGTGAGTTCTTGTTTGTGTTCATGTTTTGAACTGTACAGTTGTGAGATTCAGTTTGGTGTTCCATTTTGACAGGGTAATCGAGCAATTGTAGAGATTCAGTTTGCAGATTATATATATCCTGCTTTTGATCAGGTAAATGTTCTCTCTTTAAACAAGCATATGCTTTCCGTCGCCATATTTCTGAACGGTTTTGTGATTTATAGATTGTTAATGAAGCTGCAAAGTTCAGATACCGAAGTGGTAACCAATTCAACTGTGGAGGTAAATCTTTCATCATTACgctttttcttgatttgttattAGTAATCTATTTTACTCATTATGGTTTATATGGATCTTGATAGGACTTACGATAAGAGCACCATATGGAGCAGTTGGTCATGGTGGACATTACCATTCACAATCCCCTGAAGCTTTCTTTTGCCATGTCCCTGGTATTAAGGTTGTTATCCCTCGGAGTCCACGAGAAGCAAAGGGACTGTTGTTGTCATGTATCCGTGATCCAAATCCCGTTGTTTTCTTCGAACCAAAGGTacttccatttcttttttaccaACCAAATCAGCTTCTTAGCACCTCTTCTTAAGTCTTGAAACGTTGATATTTCCTTCAGTGGCTGTATCGTCAAGCAGTAGAAGAAGTCCCTGAGCATGACTATATGATACCTTTATCAGAAGCAGAGGTATCATAAGTTCATTTTTGGCCGTCTATTTTCGGAGACGAGAATCTCACTATTAGGAGTTATGAGCAGGTTATAAGAGAAGGCAATGACATTACACTGGTTGGATGGGGAGCTCAGCTTACCGTTATGGAACAAGCTTGTCTGGACGCGGAAAAGGTTTATAGCTTTATCTTTCAACTCAATGATGAATGGTTCGCAGTAATATTAACTAAGGTCTTGAGTTGATGCAGGAAGGAATATCATGTGAACTGATAGATCTCAAGACACTGCTTCCTTGGGACAAAGAAACCGTTGAGGCTTCAGTTAAAAAGACTGGCAGACTTCTTGTAAGATTTAAGCAATCTTGATTGACAACTTCGGATTTTGATTTGTCTGGTCGATCTTATAGATTGCTTTTGCTTGTGCTTGGGGTTGCAGATAAGCCATGAAGCTCCTGTAACAGGAGGTTTTGGAGCAGAGATCTCTGCAACAATTCTGGAACGTTGCTTTTTGAAGGTTAGTAAAAAGAAAGCTCAAATCATCACCGTTACAAGTGACTACTCTTTATTGGTTCTCCGTTTCTTAACTGTCATTTAAAATGCAGTTAGAAGCTCCAGTAAGCAGAGTTTGTGGTCTGGATACTCCATTTCCTCTTGTGTTTGAACCATTCTACATGCCCACCAAGAACAAGGCAAGTTCCTCTTCTCTTATCATTCCTCTATTCCGACCCAAAACGCAGTTTCTAACATATCATGTGTTCTTGCTTGATGCAGATATTGGATGCAATCAAATCGACTGTGAATTACTAGCCGTACTATCTGTAGTTTACTGTTTACACTAGGACTAATGTAATCGCATGTCTTTGTTATCAATTCGTCTAATGTAACACTACCGATTAACTTTAATGAATTTCAAGATAACGAAAACATGTTATAATAGGACTATCTCACTTAATGTGTACGAAGATTATTATCTACTGAAAGATGAAAGCTTATGATCCAAACATTTGACAAACCAGAGCGGCAAATTGCTTGAAAGAGTATATTAAAGGGCAAACAGACTTGGTGTCTTATTACAGAACAGTTAGCAAAGAACTAAGTAACTCTTTAATGATTGGGTATTGTTCACTGAAACAAACAGAACATGAAACAAGATTACTTGGAAGACATttttagaacaaaaagaaaagagatttatTGGCATCTCCATTCTCTATTTACAATTTCTGGTTTTGAATCTGAATCATTTCAAGTTCTTGTCCAAGGAATATAACCCCACCAAGCGCCTGCCAACACCCGAGATCTCTAGTTCATGGCAATCCAAACGTGAACATGGTTTTTGCCTTCAATATGGTAGGCTCTGCTTTCGAATCGAAATAGTCATAATCAAACTGTTGATTGATTAAGGGGTATAAAATGTAAATGGAGATAAAGAAAGTTGAACTTACATACTATTATTGCTGGACCTTCCTGAATTCTCTAAGAACTGGGTAGATATTCTCAAATGCGGTATAAGTCTCTTCTCTCATCTGATTCGGGATTTCATAAGATGACAGAAGCATTTTCATGGAAAcaattttaatcatttgaGAGAAGTTCAATTATTACCTTGGCTCCAGTTATAACAATCTTTCCTGACACAAAAATAAGCAGTACAATCTTTGGAAGTTTCATCCTATATATCAAT
This sequence is a window from Arabidopsis thaliana chromosome 1 sequence. Protein-coding genes within it:
- the ECT4 gene encoding evolutionarily conserved C-terminal region 4 — its product is MSTVAPPADQAADVLKKLSLDSKSRTLEIPEPTKKTGVYQYGAMDSNGQVPSFDRSLSPMLPSDALDPSVFYVPNVYQQPYYYGYGSDYTGYTNSESVDMTSGAYGENASLVYPQGYGYAAFPYSPATSPAPQLGGDGQLYGAQQYQYPFPLTASSGPFASSVPASTQSKLSTNKAANSASAGIPKGMNGSAPVKPLNQSALYGNSALGGGLAAGYQDPRYSYDGFYTPVSWHDGSNFSDVQRSVSGSGVASSYSKANNNVPATRNQNSSSNSHYTSMYQPASMTGYAAQGYYDRVSPNKSYGQYGSTVRSGMGYGSSGYGSRTNERGWLNTDNKYRSRGRGNSYFYGNENIDGLNELNRGPRAKGTKATEEVSSEEVKKQTFDESNTEETVTCVLPDREECNRDDFPVEYKDAKFFIIKSYSEDDVHKSIKYNVWASTPNGNKKLDAAYQEAQQKSSGCPVFLFFSVNASGQFIGLAEMKGPVDFNKNIEYWQQDKWTGSFPLKWHILKDVPNSLLKHITLEYNENKPVTNSRDTQEVKLEQGLKVVKIFKEHNSKTCILDDFSFYEARQKTILEKKAKQQQSQKQVWEGKTNDEKPGTVDSTM
- the ECT4 gene encoding evolutionarily conserved C-terminal region 4 (evolutionarily conserved C-terminal region 4 (ECT4); FUNCTIONS IN: molecular_function unknown; INVOLVED IN: biological_process unknown; LOCATED IN: cellular_component unknown; EXPRESSED IN: 21 plant structures; EXPRESSED DURING: 11 growth stages; CONTAINS InterPro DOMAIN/s: YTH domain (InterPro:IPR007275); BEST Arabidopsis thaliana protein match is: evolutionarily conserved C-terminal region 2 (TAIR:AT3G13460.1).); translation: MSTVAPPADQAADVLKKLSLDSKSRTLEIPEPTKKTGVYQYGAMDSNGQVPSFDRSLSPMLPSDALDPSVFYVPNVYQQPYYYGYGSDYTGYTNSESVDMTSGYGYAAFPYSPATSPAPQLGGDGQLYGAQQYQYPFPLTASSGPFASSVPASTQSKLSTNKAANSASAGIPKGMNGSAPVKPLNQSALYGNSALGGGLAAGYQDPRYSYDGFYTPVSWHDGSNFSDVQRSVSGSGVASSYSKANNNVPATRNQNSSSNSHYTSMYQPASMTGYAAQGYYDRVSPNKSYGQYGSTVRSGMGYGSSGYGSRTNERGWLNTDNKYRSRGRGNSYFYGNENIDGLNELNRGPRAKGTKATEEVSSEEVKKQTFDESNTEETVTCVLPDREECNRDDFPVEYKDAKFFIIKSYSEDDVHKSIKYNVWASTPNGNKKLDAAYQEAQQKSSGCPVFLFFSVNASGQFIGLAEMKGPVDFNKNIEYWQQDKWTGSFPLKWHILKDVPNSLLKHITLEYNENKPVTNSRDTQEVKLEQGLKVVKIFKEHNSKTCILDDFSFYEARQKTILEKKAKQQQSQKQVWEGKTNDEKPGTVDSTM
- the ECT4 gene encoding evolutionarily conserved C-terminal region 4, giving the protein MSTVAPPADQAADVLKKLSLDSKSRTLEIPEPTKKTGVYQYGAMDSNGQVPSFDRSLSPMLPSDALDPSVFYVPNVYQQPYYYGYGSDYTGYTNSESVDMTSGAYGENASLVYPQGYGYAAFPYSPATSPAPQLGGDGQLYGAQQYQYPFPLTASSGPFASSVPASTQSKLSTNKAANSASAGIPKGMNGSAPVKPLNQSALYGNSALGGGLAAGYQDPRYSYDGFYTPVSWHDGSNFSDVQRSVSGSGVASSYSKANNNVPATRNQNSSSNSHYTSMYQPASMTGYAAQGYYDRVSPNKSYGQYGSTVRSGMGYGSSGYGSRTNERGWLNTDNKYRSRGRGNSYFYGNENIDGLNELNRGPRAKGTKATEEVSSEEVKKQTFDESNTEETVTCVLPDREECNRDDFPVEYKDAKFFIIKSYSEDDVHKSIKYNVWASTPNGNKKLDAAYQEAQQKSSGCPVFLFFSVNASGQFIGLAEMKGPVDFNKNIEYWQQDKWTGSFPLKWHILKDVPNSLLKHITLEYNENKPVTNSRDTQEVKLEQGLKVVKIFKEHNSKTCILDDFSFYEARQKTILEKKAKQQQSQKQAREENG
- the ECT4 gene encoding evolutionarily conserved C-terminal region 4 (evolutionarily conserved C-terminal region 4 (ECT4); FUNCTIONS IN: molecular_function unknown; INVOLVED IN: biological_process unknown; LOCATED IN: cellular_component unknown; EXPRESSED IN: 21 plant structures; EXPRESSED DURING: 11 growth stages; CONTAINS InterPro DOMAIN/s: YTH domain (InterPro:IPR007275); BEST Arabidopsis thaliana protein match is: evolutionarily conserved C-terminal region 2 (TAIR:AT3G13460.1).) — its product is MSTVAPPADQAADVLKKLSLDSKSRTLEIPEPTKKTGVYQYGAMDSNGQVPSFDRSLSPMLPSDALDPSVFYVPNVYQQPYYYGYGSDYTGYTNSESVDMTSGAYGENASLVYPQGYGYAAFPYSPATSPAPQLGGDGQLYGAQQYQYPFPLTASSGPFASSVPASTQSKLSTNKAANSASAGIPKGMNGSAPVKPLNQSALYGNSALGGGLAAGYQDPRYSYDGFYTPVSWHDGSNFSDVQRSVSGSGVASSYSKANNNVPATRNQNSSSNSHYTSMYQPASMTGYAAQGYYDRVSPNKSYGQYGSTVRSGMGYGSSGYGSRTNERGWLNTDNKYRSRGRGNSYFYGNENIDGLNELNRGPRAKGTKATEEVSSEEVKKQTFDESNTEETVTCVLPDREECNRDDFPVEYKDAKFFIIKSYSEDDVHKSIKYNVWASTPNGNKKLDAAYQEAQQKSSGCPVFLFFSVNASGQFIGLAEMKGPVDFNKNIEYWQQDKWTGSFPLKWHILKDVPNSLLKHITLEYNENKPVTNSRDTQEVKLEQGLKVVKIFKEHNSKTCILDDFSFYEARQKTILEKKAKQQQSQKQAREENGLGRKNQ
- the ECT4 gene encoding evolutionarily conserved C-terminal region 4, translated to MDSNGQVPSFDRSLSPMLPSDALDPSVFYVPNVYQQPYYYGYGSDYTGYTNSESVDMTSGAYGENASLVYPQGYGYAAFPYSPATSPAPQLGGDGQLYGAQQYQYPFPLTASSGPFASSVPASTQSKLSTNKAANSASAGIPKGMNGSAPVKPLNQSALYGNSALGGGLAAGYQDPRYSYDGFYTPVSWHDGSNFSDVQRSVSGSGVASSYSKANNNVPATRNQNSSSNSHYTSMYQPASMTGYAAQGYYDRVSPNKSYGQYGSTVRSGMGYGSSGYGSRTNERGWLNTDNKYRSRGRGNSYFYGNENIDGLNELNRGPRAKGTKATEEVSSEEVKKQTFDESNTEETVTCVLPDREECNRDDFPVEYKDAKFFIIKSYSEDDVHKSIKYNVWASTPNGNKKLDAAYQEAQQKSSGCPVFLFFSVNASGQFIGLAEMKGPVDFNKNIEYWQQDKWTGSFPLKWHILKDVPNSLLKHITLEYNENKPVTNSRDTQEVKLEQGLKVVKIFKEHNSKTCILDDFSFYEARQKTILEKKAKQQQSQKQVWEGKTNDEKPGTVDSTM
- the ECT4 gene encoding evolutionarily conserved C-terminal region 4 (evolutionarily conserved C-terminal region 4 (ECT4); CONTAINS InterPro DOMAIN/s: YTH domain (InterPro:IPR007275); BEST Arabidopsis thaliana protein match is: evolutionarily conserved C-terminal region 2 (TAIR:AT3G13460.1); Has 1490 Blast hits to 1324 proteins in 197 species: Archae - 2; Bacteria - 19; Metazoa - 721; Fungi - 248; Plants - 363; Viruses - 0; Other Eukaryotes - 137 (source: NCBI BLink).) gives rise to the protein MDSNGQVPSFDRSLSPMLPSDALDPSVFYVPNVYQQPYYYGYGSDYTGYTNSESVDMTSGYGYAAFPYSPATSPAPQLGGDGQLYGAQQYQYPFPLTASSGPFASSVPASTQSKLSTNKAANSASAGIPKGMNGSAPVKPLNQSALYGNSALGGGLAAGYQDPRYSYDGFYTPVSWHDGSNFSDVQRSVSGSGVASSYSKANNNVPATRNQNSSSNSHYTSMYQPASMTGYAAQGYYDRVSPNKSYGQYGSTVRSGMGYGSSGYGSRTNERGWLNTDNKYRSRGRGNSYFYGNENIDGLNELNRGPRAKGTKATEEVSSEEVKKQTFDESNTEETVTCVLPDREECNRDDFPVEYKDAKFFIIKSYSEDDVHKSIKYNVWASTPNGNKKLDAAYQEAQQKSSGCPVFLFFSVNASGQFIGLAEMKGPVDFNKNIEYWQQDKWTGSFPLKWHILKDVPNSLLKHITLEYNENKPVTNSRDTQEVKLEQGLKVVKIFKEHNSKTCILDDFSFYEARQKTILEKKAKQQQSQKQVWEGKTNDEKPGTVDSTM